Below is a genomic region from Ursus arctos isolate Adak ecotype North America unplaced genomic scaffold, UrsArc2.0 scaffold_32, whole genome shotgun sequence.
gtctgtctgcatgagctttatttccctcaatgactttaggaacccagatggaacacagtggttgagtccaacgaccccaaagtaagtgaactggggatgccttaggaagttgtttgtcctgggggacatgtctgtccagtccattcaggacggtgactacaaaatgcttcatccaagcaggagaaagtgttactgagggacaggatcctaccacagcgtttagaaccacgtttggtgtcgccaatgctaaatgtcctctcgaatcagccaacggttggcagagacaaccactcaacgctctccccaccagggaagttccatatgtagaatctcaaaagtacatatagctttttacataaaatctgtatataaaaataatttcattttcatatacaAGCGtatgacattaggaaaatgatttttgttttagtattatgttcaatttgtcaacacagaatatactgtctgaatttcatctgaatttgattggaaagaaaccaagaaagcaacatctgttcctcggacaaagaacttctagctcaccaaggcgagaggtgtgcctccggcgctgtctcctttgatgggatccagggcttcctccaaggcatctaggacacagagtacccgtcagcacattcctcttgttgcccaagATATTCATgaaatgttgcttgatatggacacaaggctggggtgtatggagccagctggtttccaagcatggactgaagtgcccctgctgggccacccactgcagtaaggctctaaagtgcgcagtgtgatgacatggctttggagaagggtgacatcatgcagtatctgtctgacatatctcctggagaaacacctttctctctctttctccccctctctgtctctctttctcggtcatctctctctttgtctttgtctctctgtctatgtctctctgtctttctgtctttgttcctctctctctctctctcacacacacacactcacaatcacgcCACATAGAGCCAAaaaagacaccccaacaccatgcctcacgcacacacacccacaccacacacagggaatacaatggcttcctaggactgtagacacatggacacactttttcacctgggaaatctcctgtccaccacacccccacaacccaatcagggcggctcgccagactgaggattgcaaggatgccccacctgcattaacatctagtgttttgtctcaggaagaggctgattccagaatacgtaccgcattcaccagatgctcctgtcccctgcaggtacagaaaagaggacaccgtgaggctcaggtcatgctacacactgtctgtctgcatgagctttatttccctcaatgactttaggaacccagatggaacacagtggttgagtccaacgaccccaaagtaagtgaactggggatgccttaggaagttgtttgtcctgggggacatgtctgtccagtccattcaggacggtgactacaaaatgcttcatccaagcaggagaaagtgttactgagggacaggatcctaccacagcgtttagaaccacgtttggtgtcgccaatgctaaatgtcctcgcgaatcagctaacggttggcagagacaaccactcaacgctctccccaccagggaagttccatatgtagaatctcaaaagtacatatagctttttacataaaatctgtatataaaaataatttcatttccatatacaagcagttgacattaggaaaacgatttttgttttagtatgttcaattcgccaacacagagtatactgtctgaatttcatctgaatttgattggaaagaaaccaagaaagcaacatctgttcctcggacaaagaacttctagctcaccatggtgAGATGTGTACCTctggcgctgtctcctttgatgggatccagggcttcctccaaggcatctaggacacagagtacccatcagcacattcctcttgttgctcaagaatattcatggaatgttgcttgatatgggcacgaggctggggtgtatggagccagctggtttccaagcatggactgaagtggccctgctgggccacccactgcagtaaggctctaaagtgcgcagtgtgatgacatggctttggagaagggtgacatcatgcagtatctgtctgacatatctcctggagaaacacctttctctctctttctccccctctctgtctttctcggtcacctctctctttgtctttgtctctctatgtctctatgtctttctatctgtctttgtccctctctatctcacacacacacacacacacacacacacactcacaatcacaccacatagagccacaaaacacaccccaacaccatgcctcacgcacacacacccacaccacacacagggaatacaatggcttcctgggactgtagacacatggacacactttttcacctgggaaatctcctgtccaccacacccccacaacccaatcagggcggctcgccagactgaggattgcaaggatgccccacctgcattaacatctagagttttgtttcaggaagaggctgattccagaatacgtaccgcattcaccagatgctcctgtcccctgcaggtacagaaaagaggacaccgtgaggcccaggtcatgctacacactgtctgtgtgagctttatttccctcaatgactttaggaacccagatggaacacagtggttgagtccaacgaccccaaagaagtgaactggggatgccttaggaagttgtttttcctgggggacatgtctgtccagtccattcaggacggtgactacaaaatgcttcatccaagcaggagaaagtgttactgagggacaggatcctaccacagcgtttagaaccacgtttggtgtcgccaatgctaaatgtcctctcgaatcagctaacggttggcagagacaaccactcaacgctctccccaccagggaaattccatttgtagaatctcaaaaccatatatagctttttacataaaatctgtatataaaaataatttcatttccatatacaagcagttgacattaggaaaatgatttttgttttagtattatgttcaattcgccaacacagagtatactgtctgaatttcatctgaatttgattggaaagaaacccagagagcaacatttgttcctcggggatagacaggcgagctcaccttgtcaggaggcaggccctcctcctctgggatcctctgatacagccaggaccagacagcgccatcatcagtcacatctagaaggacacagagcacctgtcagcgtattggtggtgctgctcaagaatgatgcggggaggggcgcctgggtggctcagtcggtgaaccatctgccttcagctcaagtcaggaccgcagggtcctgggatcgaatcccgcatggggcttctgctcagcaagggtctgcttttctctctccctctgcccctctcacctgtttgtgctctcactcactctctctcaaataaataaaatcttaaaaaaaaaaaaaaaaagaatgcctcgagTTGTAAAGctcactatgaatggggttagagcatatggaggcatttggttcccaggcatgggctgaacGCCACCACTGGGCCTCCTGCGCTAATAGGCCTAAAATGTGtgccctgtgatgagatttctttatctcatcttgtcttttcttctctcttttttttttttctttgagaatgtggacaatgggaattgtgcagtggcagtgggatacacctcctggagacatatgcaatctctctctcactctttccatctctccctctccctctctgcatctctctgtctgtgtctgtctctccctgtctcccacacaaaatcacacactcacaatcacaccacatagagccacaaaagaaaccccaaccccaagcctcatgaacacacacccacaccacacacagggaatacaatggcttcctaggactgtagacacatggacacattttttcacctgggaaatctctggtgccccacacccccacaacccaatcagggtggctcgccagactgaggattgcaaggatgccccacctgcattaacatctagagttttatctcaggaagaggctgattccagaatacgtaccgctctcgctggtgatggttgaaggtgtcacctgcaggtacagaaaagaggacaccgtgaggctcaggtcatgctacacactgtctgtgtgcatgagctttatttccctcaatgactttaggaacccagatggaacacagtggttgagtccaacgaccccaaagtaagtgaactggggatgccttaggaagttgtttttcctgggggacatgtctgtccagtccattcaggacggtgactacaaaatgcttcatccaagcaggagaaagtgttagtgagggacaggatcctaccacagcgtttagaaccacgtttggtgtcgccaatgctaaatgtcctcgcgaatcagctaacggttggcagagacaaccactcaacgctctccccaccagggaagttccatatgtagaatctcaaaagtacatatagctttttacataaaatctgtatataaaaataatttcatttccatatacaagcagttgacattaggaaaatgacttttgttttagtattatgttcaattcgccaacacagaatatactgtctgaatttcatctgaatttgattggaaagaaaccaagaaagcaacatctgttcctcgtacaaagaacttctagctcaccaaggcgagaggtgtgcctccggcgctgtctcctttgatgggatccagggcttcctccaaggcatctaggacacagagtacccgtcagcacattcctcttgttgcccaagaaaattcatggaatgttgcttgatatgggcacgaggctggggtgtatggagccagctggtttccaagcatggactgaagtggccctgctgggccacccactgcagtaaggctctaaagtgcgcagtgtgatgacatggctttggagaagggtgacatcatgcagtatctgtctgacatatctcctggagaaacacctctctctctctttctccccctctctgtctctctttctcggtcatctctctctttgtctttgtctctctatgtctctctgtctttctgtctttgttcctctctctctctctcacacacacacacacacactcacaatcacaccacatagagccacaaaacacaccccaacaccatgcctcacgcacacacacccacaccacacacagggaatacaatggcttcctgggactgtagacacatggacacactttttcacctgggaaatctcctgtccaccacacccccacaacccaatcagggcggctcgccagactgaggattgcaaggatgccccacctgcattaacatctagtgttttgtctcaggaagaggctgattccagaatacgtaccgcattcaccagatgctcctgtcccctgcaggtacagaaaagaggacaccgtgaggctcaggtcatgctacacactgtctgtctgcatgagctttatttccctcaatgactttaggaacccagatggaacacagtggttgagtccaacgaccccaaagtaagtgaactggggatgccttaggaagttgtttttcctgggggacatgtctgtccagtccattcaggacggtgactacaaaatgcttcatccaagcaggagaaagtgttactgagggacaggatcctaccacagtgtttagaaccacgtttggtgtcgccaatgctaaatgtcctctcgaatcagctaacggttggcagagacaaccactcaacgctctccccaccagggaaattccatatgtagaatctcaaaaccatatatagctttttacgtaaaatctgtatataaaaataatttcatttccatatacaagcagttgacattaggaaaatgatttttgttttagtattatgttcaattcgccaacacagagtatactgtctgaatttcatctgaatttgattggaaagaaacccagaaagcaacatttgttcctcgtggatagacaggcgagctcaccttgtcaggaggcaggccctcctcctctgggatcctctgatacagccaggaccagacagcgccatcatcagtcacatctagaaggacacagagtacctgtcagcgtattggtggtgctgctcaagtttgatgcggggaggggagcctgggtggctcagtcggtgaaccatctgccttcagctcaagtcaggaccgcagggtcctgggatcgagtcccgcatggggcttctgctcagcaagggtctgcttttatctctccctctgcccctctcacctgtttgtgctctcactcactctctctcaaataaataacatcttaaaaaaaaaagagaatgcctCGAAGAGTATTGctcactatgaatggggttagagcatatggaggcatttggttcccaggcatgggctgaacGCCACCACTGGGCCTCCTGCGCTAATAGGCCTAAAATGTGtgccctgtgatgagatttctttatctcatcttgtcttttcttctcttttttttttttttttctttgagaatgtggacaatgggaattgtgcagtggcagtgggatacacctcctggagacatatgcaatctctctctcactctttccatctctccctctccctctctgcatctctctgtctgtgtctgtctctccctgtctcccacacaaaatcacacactcacaatcacaccacatagagccacaaaagaaaccccaaccccaagcctcatgaacacacacccacaccacacacagggaatacaatggcttcctaggactgtagacacatggacacattttttcacctgggaaatctctggtgccccacacccccacaacccaatcagggcggctcgccagactgaggattgcaaggatgccccacctgcattaacatctagagttttatctcaggaagaggctgattccagaatacgtaccgctctcgctggtgatggttgaaggtgtcacctgcaggtacagaaaagaggacaccgtgaggctcaggtcatgctacacactgtctgtctgcatgagctttatttccctcaatgactttaggaacccagatggaacacagtggttgagtccaacgaccccaaagtaagtgaactggatgccttaggaagttgtttgtcctgggggacatgtctgtccagtccattcaggacggtgactacaaaatccttcatccaagcaggagaaagtgttagtgagggacaggatcctaccacagcgtttagaaccacgtttggtgtcgccaatgctaaatgtcctcgcgaatcagctaacggttggcagagacaaccactcaatgctctccccaccagggaagttccatgtgtagaatctcaaaagtacatatagctttttacataaaatctgtatataaaaataatttcatttccatatacaagcagttgacattaggaaaatgatttttgttttagtattatgttcaattcgccaacacagaatatactgtctgaatttcatctgaatttgattggaaagaaaccaagaaagcaacatctgttcctcgtacaaagaacttctagctcaccaaggcgagaggtgtgcctccggcgctgtctcctttgatgggatccagggcttcctccaaggcatctaggacacagagtacccgtcagcacattcctcttgttgcccaagaaaattcatggaatgttgcttgatatgggcacgaggctggggtgtatggagccagctggtttccaagcatggactgaagtggccctgctgggccacccactgcagtaaggctctaaagtgcgcagtgtgatgacatggctttggagaagggtgacatcatgcagtatctgtctgacatatctcctggagaaacacctttctctctctttctccccctctctgtctctctttctcggtcatctctctctttgtctttgtctctctatgtctctctgtctttctgtctttgttcctctctctctctctcacacacacacacactcacaatcaaaCCACATAGAGCCAAAAAAGACACCCCAACAGCATGCCTCACGCACActacccacaccacacacagggaatacaatggcttcctaggactgtagacacatggacacactttttcacctgggaaatctcctgtccaccacacccccacaacccaatcagggcggctcgccagactgaggattgcaaggatgccccacctgcattaacatctagtgttttgtctcaggaagaggctgattccagaatacgtaccgcattcaccagatgctcctgtcccctgcaggtacagaaaagaggacaccgtgaggctcaggtcatgctacacactgtctgtgtgcatgagctttatttccctcaatgactttaggaacccagatggaacacagtggttgagtccaacgaccccaaagtaagtgaactggggatgccttaggaagttgtttttcctgggggacatgtctgtccagtccattcaggacggtgactacaaaatgcttcatccaagcaggagaaagtgttactgagggacaggatcctaccacagcgtttagaaccacgtttggtgtcgccaatgctaaatgtcctctcgaatcagctaacggttggcagagacaaccactcaacgctctccccaccagggaagttccatatgtagaatctcaaaagtacatata
It encodes:
- the LOC123001741 gene encoding uncharacterized protein LOC123001741; translation: MGNCCGSCCGFCCGSCCDGLRKLARRIKPKVHPTSDSVEESTKEDLGKKPPWPNTSRVAPEPCGGDALEEALDPIKGDSAGGTPLTMGTGASGECDALEEALDPIKGDSAGGTPLALVTPSTITSESDVTDDGAVWSWLYQRIPEEEGLPPDKGTGASGECDALEEALDPIKGDSAGGTPLALVTPSTITSESDVTDDGAVWSWLYQRIPEEEGLPPDKGTGASGECDALEEALDPIKGDSARGTHLTMGTGASGECDALEEALDPIKGDSAGGTPLALVTPSTITSESDVTDDGAVWSWLYQRIPEEEGLPPDKGTGASGECDQAMTMATVVRKEDDFAGCEDSDP